CTCAGCAGTGTGCCGAAAAGATCGCGCGAGCGATTCTGACCGACGCGGGCGTGAAGTACGGGACAGGGCATAACCTGGCGCAGATGGCTCAAGCCCTTCCCGCGGAACATCCCTGGATCGAGAAGATCCTGCCGCTCAACAAGTTCTCCCCAGCCGCCACTCGGTACCGTTATCCTTCAACGGAGGGCCGGTTGTTCGAACCTCCGGAGACCAGGCGCCTTCA
The genomic region above belongs to bacterium and contains:
- a CDS encoding HEPN domain-containing protein; the encoded protein is MSVQRKRIDAFLRLAEEELQAARKLARSYPRQAAYLTQQCAEKIARAILTDAGVKYGTGHNLAQMAQALPAEHPWIEKILPLNKFSPAATRYRYPSTEGRLFEPPETRRLQREVEELAKLLKEATGFLAQTDE